A genome region from Hippopotamus amphibius kiboko isolate mHipAmp2 chromosome 1, mHipAmp2.hap2, whole genome shotgun sequence includes the following:
- the LOC130850676 gene encoding RING finger protein 11-like, protein MGNCLKSPTSDDISLLHESQSDRASFGEGTEPDQEPPPPYQEQVPVPVYHPTPSQTRLATQLTEEEQIRIAQRIGLIQHLPKGVYDPGRDGSEKKIRECEICMMDFVYGDPIRFLPCMHIYHLDCIDDWLMRSFTCPSCMEPVDAALLSSYETN, encoded by the coding sequence ATGGGGAACTGCCTCAAGTCCCCCACTTCGGATGACATCTCCTTGCTTCACGAGTCTCAGTCCGACAGGGCTAGCTTTGGCGAGGGGACGGAGCCGGATCAGGAGCCGCCGCCGCCATATCAGGAACAAGTTCCAGTTCCGGTCTATCATCCAACACCTAGCCAGACTCGCCTGGCAACTCAGCTGACTGAAGAGGAACAAATTAGGATAGCTCAAAGAATAGGCCTTATACAGCATCTGCCTAAAGGAGTTTATGACCCTGGAAGAGATGGATCAGAAAAAAAGATCCGGGAGTGTGAGATCTGTATGATGGACTTTGTTTATGGGGACCCAATTCGATTTCTGCCGTGCATGCACATCTATCACCTGGACTGTATAGATGACTGGTTGATGAGATCCTTCACGTGCCCCTCCTGCATGGAGCCAGTTGATGCAGCACTGCTTTCGTCCTACGAGACTAATTGA